A DNA window from Centroberyx gerrardi isolate f3 chromosome 3, fCenGer3.hap1.cur.20231027, whole genome shotgun sequence contains the following coding sequences:
- the cacng5a gene encoding calcium channel, voltage-dependent, gamma subunit 5a isoform X1 yields MSLCGRKALTLLSSVFAVCGLGLLGIAVSTDYWLYLEEGVILPLNQSTEIRMSLHSGLWRVCFLAETQPSGQVLSRGKPGDEKGRCFTIEYVMPTNVQMTSESTVSVLKMIRSATPFPLVSLFFMFIGFVLSNIGHIRPHRTILAFVSGIFFILSGLSLVVGLVLYISSINDEMLNRTKTNEAYFSYKYGWSFAFAAISFLLTETAGVMSVYLFMKRYTAEEMYRPHQGFYRPRLSNCSDYSGQFLHPDAWAGRGRSASSISSEASLQMNSSTYPALLKCPEYDQMSSSPC; encoded by the exons ATGAGCCTATGTGGCAGGAAGGCGCTGACGTTGCTGAGCAGCGTGTTCGCCGTGTGCGGCCTGGGCCTGCTGGGGATCGCCGTCAGCACCGACTACTGGCTTTACCTGGAGGAGGGCGTCATCCTTCCCCTCAACCAGAGCACCGAGATCCGCATGTCGCTCCACTCGGGCCTCTGGAGGGTCTGCTTCCTTGCTG AGACACAACCTTCTGGACAAGTGTTGTCCCGGGGCAAACCAG GGGACGAGAAAGGCCGGTGTTTCACCATAGAGTATGTGATGCCCACTAACGTCCAGATGACCTCTGAGTCCACCGTTAGTGTCCTGA AGATGATCCGCTCTGCCACGCCCTTCCCTCTGGTCAGCCTCTTCTTCATGTTCATCGGTTTCGTCCTCAGTAACATCGGCCACATCCGACCCCACCGCACCATCCTGGCCTTTGTATCTGGAATCTTCTTCATACTGTCAG gtcTGTCTCTGGTGGTTGGTCTGGTGTTGTACATCTCCAGCATTAATGATGAGATGTTGAACAGGACCAAAACTAACGAGGCCTACTTCAGCTACAAGTACGGCTGGTCATTTGCCTTCGCTGCCATCTCCTTCCTGCTCACTGAG ACGGCGGGCGTCATGTCGGTGTACCTGTTCATGAAGCGCTACACAGCGGAGGAGATGTACCGGCCCCACCAGGGCTTCTACCGGCCGCGCCTCAGCAACTGCTCCGACTACTCCGGCCAGTTCCTCCATCCGGACGCCTGGGCCGGCCGCGGGCGCAGcgcctcctccatctcctccgaGGCCTCGCTGCAGATGAACTCCTCCACCTACCCCGCCCTCCTCAAGTGTCCCGAGTACGACCAAATGTCCTCCTCGCCTTGCTGA
- the cacng5a gene encoding calcium channel, voltage-dependent, gamma subunit 5a isoform X2 produces the protein MSLCGRKALTLLSSVFAVCGLGLLGIAVSTDYWLYLEEGVILPLNQSTEIRMSLHSGLWRVCFLAGDEKGRCFTIEYVMPTNVQMTSESTVSVLKMIRSATPFPLVSLFFMFIGFVLSNIGHIRPHRTILAFVSGIFFILSGLSLVVGLVLYISSINDEMLNRTKTNEAYFSYKYGWSFAFAAISFLLTETAGVMSVYLFMKRYTAEEMYRPHQGFYRPRLSNCSDYSGQFLHPDAWAGRGRSASSISSEASLQMNSSTYPALLKCPEYDQMSSSPC, from the exons ATGAGCCTATGTGGCAGGAAGGCGCTGACGTTGCTGAGCAGCGTGTTCGCCGTGTGCGGCCTGGGCCTGCTGGGGATCGCCGTCAGCACCGACTACTGGCTTTACCTGGAGGAGGGCGTCATCCTTCCCCTCAACCAGAGCACCGAGATCCGCATGTCGCTCCACTCGGGCCTCTGGAGGGTCTGCTTCCTTGCTG GGGACGAGAAAGGCCGGTGTTTCACCATAGAGTATGTGATGCCCACTAACGTCCAGATGACCTCTGAGTCCACCGTTAGTGTCCTGA AGATGATCCGCTCTGCCACGCCCTTCCCTCTGGTCAGCCTCTTCTTCATGTTCATCGGTTTCGTCCTCAGTAACATCGGCCACATCCGACCCCACCGCACCATCCTGGCCTTTGTATCTGGAATCTTCTTCATACTGTCAG gtcTGTCTCTGGTGGTTGGTCTGGTGTTGTACATCTCCAGCATTAATGATGAGATGTTGAACAGGACCAAAACTAACGAGGCCTACTTCAGCTACAAGTACGGCTGGTCATTTGCCTTCGCTGCCATCTCCTTCCTGCTCACTGAG ACGGCGGGCGTCATGTCGGTGTACCTGTTCATGAAGCGCTACACAGCGGAGGAGATGTACCGGCCCCACCAGGGCTTCTACCGGCCGCGCCTCAGCAACTGCTCCGACTACTCCGGCCAGTTCCTCCATCCGGACGCCTGGGCCGGCCGCGGGCGCAGcgcctcctccatctcctccgaGGCCTCGCTGCAGATGAACTCCTCCACCTACCCCGCCCTCCTCAAGTGTCCCGAGTACGACCAAATGTCCTCCTCGCCTTGCTGA